Below is a window of Sciurus carolinensis chromosome 6, mSciCar1.2, whole genome shotgun sequence DNA.
TAGACTATATAGACTTTGGGTTTTGAGAGAAAGGGAGAGCCCCTGGAGGGTTAAGTAGAGGAGTGACCTCATCCAATTTAAATGTTTACAGGTGACTGGCTGCCCTGTTGAGTGTGGACAGCACCGGTTAGGGTGGGAGGAACTAGATCAATTAGGAAGCTGTTGTGATAATCCAGATTGGGCTCGGACTAGGCAGTAGCAGTGGAGAGGTGAAAGTATTCAAATTTTAAACGTGGAGTAACAGATTGAATGTGAGGTGTTAAGAAAATGACAACTCCAAGATTTTTGGATCGAGTAACTAGAATGATGAAGTTGCCATTATTTGAGATGAAGAGTGGGTAGAgcaaggtgttttttttttttttaatttttgggatTTAGACATTTAATTTCCTTaacgttttgtttgtttgagataaTTATAAATTCACTAGCAGTTGTAAGAAATAGTATAGAGATCTTCCATACTCTTTACTCAGTTTTCTCCAGTAGTTAACATCTTGTAATACTGTGGTATAATATTACATCCAGGATATTGACATTGATATAGTCAAGATTTCCATTTGCATTTCCAATCAAGGGCATTTCCATTGCCACACTTGTTGCCCCTCTGAGGCCACCCGCCTTCCTTCCTGCTCCACCCTTTCCTGAACTTCTGGCAACTgcaaatttgttttccatttccataatGATATCATTTTGGGAgtctcatataaatggaatcaagcAGTATGTAACCAttggattgacttttttcactcagcataattctcTGGAGATTCATCCAGGTTCTTGTATGTGtcaatagtttgttcctttttattgccgattagtagtattccatggtatggatATATTATACTTTAATTATCCATCTGTTGTAGGATGtctggttgtttccagtttttggctattatgaataaagctgctgtaaacatttgtGTACTGATTTCTATctgaacataagttttcatttttctgggatAAATGCCTTGGTGTATAATTTTTAGTCGTGTGATAGTTAtgtgtttagttttttaagaaactaccaGATTGTTTCTCAGAGTCTCTGTCCTATTTTACATTcacaccagcaacatatgagtgatctggtttctctgcatcctcaccaacatttggtgTTGTCCTTATGtttcattttagccattctgatagatgtgtagtgatatctcattgtggttttgatttgcattttcctaatggctTATTATCTctttatatgcttatttgccatctgtgtattttctttggtgaaatatCTCTTCCTGACTTTTGACTGTTTTGTGACTGAATTGTTTTTTCTAACCCTAAATTTCAAAGATTGTCTCCTATATTTTTTCTAAGGggtttatagttttatatttaaatatgttttatttttagttatttttttgtttgtttgactttttatggtgctgaagattgaacttGGCCTCATGCATATTAGGCAGGTGCCATATCCTtagtctttaaaaacaaattttttttttttttttttaagacagtctgactaagttgtccagactgtccttgaacttgcaatcttcctgcctctccctccacctccagcatagctgggattacaggtgtacaacaCGGTGCCCAgccatttttagttaatttttgtataactAAAATGGTGGATTACATTGattgctttaaatatttgagTGAGTCTTGCATCCCAAGAATAAACCTCGTCATTCATGgcatatacttttaatttttgttttggtggtgctgtgATGAAACCTAGGGCCTATgtatgctctaccactaagctccagCTCCAGatcttttaattgatttttattgtactagtcagctttctgttactctaatgaaatatctgaagctattaacttataaagagtttggtttattttggctcatggttctggaagttaCATTCTAAGATTGTGTGGTCTTATGGCTGTGGGTCACTGGTGAGGGCAGTCATCATAGTGGAAATGTGTGGAGGAGCAAATTCTTACAtcaactaggaagcagagagaggaagagtgaaGGGTCCCAAATTCTTTTTTGAGAGCATgttcccaatgacctaaggatctTCCACAAGTCTCTACCTCTAAAAGTTCCACAGCCTCTCGATAGTACCACATTGGGAACCAAATCAAGCCTTTAAACACATGGGTTTTTGGGCATCATTCAGCATCCAAAATATAGCACTTATATTGCagatttttatttgctaatatttgttagtaatttttttcatttatattcacaAAAGTTATCaatttgtaatttcctttttccaTAGGGTGTTTCGATTTTGTGTTCGGGTTAATAGtattaacttcataaaatgaattgatAAGTATTATTCTTTTATTCCCTGGAAGAGATTGTGTagaattggtattaattcttgTTTAAATGTGTGGTGGAAATTGGTGAAACCATCTGGGCCTGGAGATTTATTTCTTGGGAGTTTTAAATTAAGAAttctatttccttattatttataGGGCTTGTCAAATGATGTATTTCATAGGAGGTGAGTTGTGATAGTTTGGGTTTCTTAAGAactttgtccatttcatctaagttgtcagatttatgtgtgtggtgtggtTCATGATTATTCTTCATTTGATGTCTGTAGCATTTGAGTTATATCCCTTGTTTAATTTATGATATTCATTATTCAcgtcttttttctcattttaatttgtctttcttGCTAGGCATTTGtcagtttttctcatctttattttttcaaaaaatcaactctttgtttcattggttGTTGGTATTttacattatctttattattcGCTTTCTggtttttgagtttattttgccTCTTTTCTAGGTTATTGAGATAGGAGCTTACATGATTGACTTGAGACAGTCCCTCTTCCAATGTATGCTCTTAGTGGTATAAATTTCCTTGTTGTTGCTTTATCTGTATCTCACATAccttgatatgttgtattttcatttgcattcagcccaatgctttttttccccttgagacTTTCTCTTTGATTCATAGATTACTTAGAATGTGTTGTTTAAAATGGGCTTTGTGGCTCGTGCTTGTAATCTCACCTAGTCAGAAGGCTGATTACAAgttccagcctgggcaacttagcaagaccctgtctcaaaaaaaaaaaaaaaaaaaagttgtggggAGCTGACTgtgattgtggcttagtggctgaACCCTTGtcctcctgagttcaatctccagtactgggatTAAAAAAAGTGTATTGTTTAGTTTCCAAAtgtttgaagatttttctttttcttttcctccctccttcccttccttattgaacccaggagtgctcttccactgatcaacatctccagcccttttaaattttgagacagggtcttgatcaATTGATGAGATTTGCCTCGAATTTGcaatttcctgcctcagcttcctgagtcactgagattacagttgtgtgtTACCCAGCCACCTTCTTCTGTTATTAatatgtttgttctttttctttctttctttctttttttttttttttttttcttgtaatactggggattgcaccctgggccttacacatgctaagcacacgctcaccactgagttacatccctagcctcAATATCTGGTTTaaccctttttctcctttctttccagtTTAATACATGTTAGGTTTTTTGCTAATGCCCCTCAGGTCTTTGAggctctgtttatttttcttacagtCTGTTTCCACAGCCTGGATaatttctattgttctgtctttcagtacactgattttttttctcctgactCCCTTCTTTCTGCCCTTGAGTCCACCTTTTGAgcatcttatttattcatttggttctggggattgaatctaggagcaatctaacactgagctatatcccagcccttttatttatttatttagagataggatcttgttaagttgcataggctggcctccagtttgtgatcctcctaactcagcctgaGTAACAGGGATTAaagagtgcaccactgtgcctggccttgtTGGCATCTGTTGACTGTGTTTTTCGTATAACTTGACATCTTCCTGATTGTTGATATGACAGATGATTTTGTATTGAAACCTGAACTTTTTTGTACTATGCTGTGGGACTTATTTAatctttctcttaaatattttttattttttttttatttttttaagcactgCTATGGCAGGGGTTGCTGCCCATTACTGCATTACTGATTTCCCATTACTGTAGAAATCTTGTTATCTGTGCTATTGTCACCTGAATAGTGGTGGTCTCCTTGGTTTTTTTTGGGTTGGGGTAGGAGTTCTGGCTTCCTTCATGATCTGCACTGACATAATTGTGTGGGGGTGTCCTTGTTAATTGTTTGGTGATGGTTGAAGTCTTGACTCTGTGCTCATCCTCTGACACTGTCCCattggggaggggaagagggtaCCCTGTTACTCTGTCCCAATCTTTTGGCTAGAGAAAGTAACCTTTTGGGGGATCATTTCTGTCTGTTCCCCTCCTTGTTTTCAGGTTGCTTGCTTTTTAAACTGCAAGTCTGGGATacatgagataaaaagaaaatacaggactGAGTAAACTTTCCATCAttctaacaaatacctgagatattgAACTtagaaaaggtttactttggttcacagttctagaagtttcagttcatgattggttgaccccattgctttgggtctatTGTGGCACATTATGGCAGGAGCTTTTAGTAAAGCAAAACTGTGTACCTCATGGCTGGGAAGCAAagttggggagggaggaagaagggaagagataGGGTCCATAATCCCCTACATGGGAGCTCCCAGTGATCTGacctcccactgggccccacctcttaaagtttctaccacctcccataCTGCCTGGCTGTGCACTAAAACTTTAACAaaccagatccaaactatagtaccAGGAGGTCACCACCATGTCATTTCTTAGGTCCTGAGGTCTTGTAACTACTCTGTCTTGTTCTTTCCACCTTTCAGAGTATTCTTATgttacatgtatataatatacagaGGTTTTAGTGGTTCTTAGTGGTGGAAATAGGAAAGAGTACATCTGTCTTCCTATAAGCCAGTGAGAATTCATTTTGAACCTGTTAATTTGAATGTCAGACATCTGAGAGATGTCAAGCAGGCAGTGACATGTATGAGTCTGGAGTCCAGAGTTCATGGATTCCCTTCTGAtggcttcatttttctctgagaagtTAGGAAGTGATGTCAGTTGAAAATGAGAGTATCTCCAATACCAGAGAAGGTATCGGAGATTTGATGATAGAGGAAAATGTGAATGACCTCTTAAGAGGGGAGGAGGGTAAATGGACTAGGTGAAAACAGTATAATTGCTAGCATCTTTAAACATAGACCTggatttttggttttgaatttcaaatgaaaacagtGGTGTGGTTGTATATTTATTTCTAGCCATGTTCACCTACCTGGTGCCCCTGGTGAAGAATCAGAGAACTTGATTTATTTCGGGGTAGATGTTGCCTCACCAAATGAATGggacaaagagaaggaagggatgggaatgtggatGTAGGAGAGGGATTGTAATGGCTGACAGAATTGAATCTTGGTAAAAAAGAGAAGAGTGTGTATTGGTGGAGTTTGGTGGTGGCCAAGAGCAGCTGAAAAGGTGTTAGGATCAGAGAGTAGTAGTCTTGATGGATTGAGAATACCAGGGAACGAGCTAGAAGGATAGGAGGCTGTGTGTCAACAAGTAGGATGCATGAAACAGATTATGGAAGTTGTGATAACAGAGAATGACCATGGGTGAGAGAGGCTAATGTAAGCAGGAGGTCAGGATTTTGAAATTAAGTCAGAAGTACTTGTTTTGGATTAAACTTTAGTGCCAAGAGCTAAAATCATTAAGAATTTGAGGGTATGATTTGATAAAAGTGAATGAGTGAAAGCTTATGTGAGACTCACAGTTGGTGGAGCTTATGGAGGGAATGGACTAGTCTGGATGGGGCAGAATCTGTGGTGCATGCATGTGGGAGAATAAAATAGCCATTAATTAAAAGGGCTGTAGGGCAAGTGTGTCTTTAAGGGACAGTTCGGTTCTAGTTATACCAAGAGAGTGAAGGATAGAAGGAGAGATCTGCTGAGGATTGTGAATTCTCGAGTGCTCCATGGAGACTTTCTTTATAATCATTCCCACTCCTATCAGCTTGTGTTTGTTAGACATAAATGAGTATCCAAAAAGTTAGACAAAAGTTTTTTTGAAAGCCAAGGTTTAATTACTTGGCTCccagttatttgaatttttaattttatttaaaaacatgtctGGCTTCACTTTGGGATGAAAATTAAATGTCTTATAGAAATAGTAACGTATAAGTTCCTGAACTGTAACTAAGtggaaatgataaatgtaaattctttttaGAAGTCCCTGTTTAATAGTTTTGAATTATGTACTCCGCTATAggtcctgtttttcttttcttctaattaaaaatttcagGGCACCCAATGACTGAGAATGCTTTAAGAGAGTTTAActaatttattatcttttctttctttttttatttttagttttgtagtactggaggttgaacctaggacaacttgctaggcaagtacatgaccactgaactatattcccatcctctttaaaaaatttttatttttagataggatCTTATGtttttgcccaggctgaccttaaacttttcaatcttctgcttcagtctcttgagaagctgggattatatgtgtgtgcctCCATGTCTGACtactatcattttatttatttttattttttagtttttgcagtgctggtgaccAAACCCTGGACATTACACATTCATACGAGGCAAATGCTTTATCACTgacttacatccccagccccactatcttttaaaatgatttattaaattatttcttaggAGACTCTGTTCATCCCAGTTGACACCAGCTACATAAAATAGATATCAATGTGTTAGGTAAATGAGTGTACTTGCACAATGAGTTGTCTGTATGTGCTAACATTTGTGAAAGGCCTAGTGTGACTTGGTTTAATCTTATCCCTATAAAATGTTTACTTTAATTTGatagactttaaaatattatctaaatataTTTAGATCCCACAagactgtttattttttaaaatatgatagatGTCCTTGAAGGTCTTCAACAAGTGCTACATTCAGTTATGAACTAGAAACACTGTTTAATTTTGTGGAATCTGCTTCTGTTGCTACTTCTTGGTATATAGTTACTTAGGTAAATAATTTCACCTTTACTTTAGTAAACCATGCTGAGTAGGTAGCAGCATAGGAAAATAAGAATTGGTGTTTACTAgatattatttcccttttttttgcggggagggggggattgctggggattgaacccaggggtcctctactgagctatactcccaacccttttttatttttagacagtgtcttgctaagttgcttagagcctcactaaactgctgagactaatcttaaacttgcgatccttttgcctcagccccctaagttgctggaattgctggtgtgcgccactgcaccaggcggtaaatacttttttttgttgtgtATGTGAGGTGCTgaccattgaacccagggcctcatacatgctaggcaagtgctgtatcactgattACGTACCTTGCCCCTTCCTCAGTTGTCATAGTCTAACACAGCTGTCACTTAGCTTTCAAGTTCCAGTTTCTAATTTTTGTCCTTTAtgacttttccctttctttttcctgtgggtactttttaaaatatctgaatgaGGAAGTCTTCCAGTTCAGGTATCACTTAGGATGCTGGACATCTTGCTTATACCTTCTCTTAGATTAGTTATATTGTTGAAAGTGTTTACATTTCCAAATTACATATCTTTTTTGTGACCTACCCGAGCCATGATTAGCTAGCTAGCTCTCTGTTCTGGGGTTAGGGTGGAGCCTGGACAAGGATGACTCAAGTCCAGCCTCTTCTTGTAAGGAAAGCAGCAGGGACGGGTAAGGGCTGTGTGTGGACTTTGTTATCTGACCTAAAGTCAGATCCTACTGTTTTCTTTCAGTGGCAGGCTGTGGCACAGTGGGTCCTTTATGCTACTCAAATTGTTACTAATGGCAAAGCAATTGTTACCAGCTGAATAATTGacttaagaagaaatataacTGATTGGTGACTATTGGGACTTAATAACTAGTTCTTGAGAGAAAGTTATAAGAATTTAGCTGAGAGTAATGCTTAATGAAAATTGAAGTTAATATTGCTTTTAGATTTGTAGGGATGAGTTGGAGATTTCAGGGtaatgtctttcttcttttctttcagctgTATCACAAACGGATCCACCAGGCCAAAGTGTACGAAACTCAGATGTTTCTACTTCAAATATGAATGCTTTAACACATGAAAACCCAACCAAACCTTCTATTTCCCAAGTCAGTACCACTCTCCCTCCCCCAATCAGTACAGAGAAAAGTGGAAGAGCATCTGCAGCCCCCCATCCCTCTCCTATGACCTCTCTGTCCCAAGAGGAAGCTGATAACAATGAAGATCCGAGCATAGAGGAGGAGGATCTTCTCACACTGAATAGTTCTCCATCCACAGCCAAAGACACTCTGGACAATGGAGATTATGGAGAACCAGACTATGATTGGACCACCAGCCCCAGGGATGATGAGTCCGATGAGACTTTAGAAGAAAATAGGGGTTACATGGAAATTGAACAGTCAGTGAAATCTTTTAAGGCCCCATCCTCAAATGTAGAAGAGGAAGACAGCCActtcttttttcatcttattatttttgctttctgtattgCTATTGTTTATGTTACATATCACAACAAAAGAAAGGTaagtttgggaatttttcagCCTCTCTAGTTGTGCCTTATTAGCTCAGTCATATTTCTTATCAATTATATGTTAATTTGGTAAAATATCAAGATGTCTAATTGGTTTGTAAATCTATGATATATTTTAACGTATTACAGACAGAATGGTTGACCGTATgtgcttctaaaaaaaaaaaattagtcaaattACTTCTTAATGAATAAAGCCCAaggccatcttttttttttctttttttctttccagtactaggaattgaaccaggacTGCTGTATCACTGAGGCTtatctgcagtcctttttatttttcattttgatacaggattttttttttttttttttggtggtgaggaTTGAATCCAGCGGTGCTTcaccccagctcttttaaaaatattttatttagtgacagggtctcattgagtttcttagggccttgctaagtaagttgctgaggctggctttgaacttgcaaatctcctgtctcagcctcaacCTTctatgttgctgggattataggtgtgtcaTGTGCCTggctgagacagggtcttaataagttACCACAACTGTTCTCAAattggggatcctcctgcctcagcctcctgagatgctgttgtaacaggcatatgccaccatgcccagctcagtgtttttttaaatttttaaaaattttcacatctTAATTTAGCATTGCTATCTCAGTATAAGTACTTATGGAaggttaaattaatatttttgtcttttaatttattaagCATTGAACTTAATGATTTTCTACTCTAAaagtattaaatgtttattttaggaaattcagaaaacatgggtatagaaaagaaaatttgagctACTACCCAAGGGGtattaacattttgatatatttctgatctataagtacatatataattcttacatatatgtgttttatttaaaaatgaatgttatatagtttttatcttttcccatcAAATCATGTGCACTTTctataatattaatattctttaaaaacatgatttgatACCTGCATTATTGATTCAACTGTTTTCCTAATGGGCATTTAGATGATTTCCAAATTTTGGTTCATAAATAATATTGTGACAAACATTTCTGTGCTAAAATTAGTTTGTTCCTTTAATGAGGCAAAGGAGACCTAAATGGCACCGGATGGGTGATTTAATGTGAGAGTGCATCTCTGCATCATACAGTCCCATAAAGGCTAAAGAATTGAACCTTTCAGAATACTCAAAGAGAAAcacataatttcctttttaatactTTATGGTCAGGAAATCTCAGTTCTTGACTTTATTGCTTTGTGATGACTTTATTCCTTGAAAGTCATCTTCCTATTTGGGGCTTCATTTTCTTACCCAAGAAATGGCAAAACTGGACCAGGTAATTTCAAAATACCCTACAGCTTTGAGAATCAATGAATCTAATAATAGAAAATAGCAAAAAAGACCAACCTCAGGTTATTTGTCATTATTGACCTATCACTGGTTTTGTATTTGTAGGTAGACAGAGTTTTGAATGCTGGTGATATTGTATCCCAGTGTTTGGTGTTGGACTGTCTGCATTATGAATGCCTAAGGGACTTGTGAAAAAGTAGGCTCCTGGGCTCTACCTCACCTCCTAATTCAGCCTGAAAATAGAGCCTCAGAATCAGAGTCACTCCTGTGTCCATGGACATCTGAGAAGCACTATTTGACCTTGTATataagatgaaaaacaaatagCCTTTGGTCGTTGTTGTTAATGATACTTTTGTGTTTGGGAACTGAGGAGAGATATTTCACTTGTAAAAACTTTTATCATATCCTTTTGTTCTCTTGTGTacatcttattaattttttttttattccagatTTTCCTCCTAGTTCAAAGCAGGAAATGGCGTGATGGCCTTTGTTCTAAAACAGTGGAATATCACCGTCTAGACCAGAACGTTAATGAGGCCATGCCTTCTCTGAAGATTACcaatgattatattttttaaagcactgtGATTTGAGTTTGctcattatataattttatttgcttgactttTTATATGATGTTGTGCAGATGTTTGCCATAGGCAGTTGGTACTTAAATGAGAGGCAGATCTCTCTTTTGCCTTGGTGCTTTGGAAATTGAATGTCACAAACAGGgagtatataattttttaatctacATTTTTAGAGCTGAATTTAATCAGGTGTCTGAAATGTGAGCATTACCTTCATTTACACTGgtagttttattatttccattcattgtatttcttctggaAGTAATGCTACTTTTGAAAGATCCCAGACTTGTAACTAAATTCTAACATAGTACTATTGACTTAGATTCATTCTCTGCCACCCAGatactattttttaaacacacattACTTTGTGGTCCCAAACTGAAATGTGCAAGGGCATATGTAATAATACTTTGCTTTTAAGTATTATGCTTTTTGCTCTCCAGAAAACTGCTTTGTGTATTTTAGACAATTAAAACACACTTTAAGATAGCGAGACTGCTCAATCCCACTAAAATTTTAggtaatatattaaatatgtctAGAAATTCTGCAGAAGAGACTGAAATTTGCCGTGAACATagataaaatgttatatatatatcattttttggTTTGAATTACTGAATTAAATTATAGGTAGAAACTGGTAAAATGTAAAACAGATGAAGAATTACTTTTAGTTAGCAGTCGATTGTACCACGGTTTCCTTAAAGGTTTCAAGTGATGGGCAGAGTTTAAAATTACAGAATTTGTTCATTTTGGTTCTTATTGTGTAGCAAGTTTGAGTAAGTTTTAGGGCCCATTATCACTTAAATAAGACTGTATCTCgatctttcaaattaaaattatacctGAATGAAGTTGtttgtatacataaaatatatatgtgtacaatgaCCTTTTCCCCTCCTGGACttgttctattttcttgtttatttttttacagcAACTGGAAATTATTTACTATATTTCATTTGAGTCTGTCTTTCTATCACCAAGAATTGATCAGTATGTAAATAAGTGATTTGAACCGTGTTTGACTTATAAGTGTCACTATAACTTTTCAGAAAGTGTCACCTCTACTATGTGTTAAACAAAGCCTGGTGAGCCATGGTTGTAGGCTCTGTGTAGAGAT
It encodes the following:
- the C6H5orf15 gene encoding keratinocyte-associated transmembrane protein 2, which translates into the protein MAAAALGRMRGAVQANLLPGPGIETPGGLAWTLVLVLLFAFAVSTAVSQTDPPGQSVRNSDVSTSNMNALTHENPTKPSISQVSTTLPPPISTEKSGRASAAPHPSPMTSLSQEEADNNEDPSIEEEDLLTLNSSPSTAKDTLDNGDYGEPDYDWTTSPRDDESDETLEENRGYMEIEQSVKSFKAPSSNVEEEDSHFFFHLIIFAFCIAIVYVTYHNKRKIFLLVQSRKWRDGLCSKTVEYHRLDQNVNEAMPSLKITNDYIF